TCAATACTTTGTTCTTCATCTTTTCCCTTCAACCATCGCAATCTCTTCAGGGGTGAGGTCGTAGAGTTTATAAACAAGCCTGTCTATCTCCTTTTCAAGCTCTTTTACTTTTGCCTGTTTGATTGGATTGTGTAAATAGTCTTCGTCCTTAGTGATGGCGAGGATTTGATCAGCAAGTTCAGTAAAAGGGTTTTGTTGTATCGGTTCCTCTATAATTAGCTTTGGAATTGGGATCTGTGTTATGTAATAATTTATGAAATCCATCGTTCGAATAGCACGATTATAGATTAGATTGTAAGCATACCAATTACAGAATGTAGATTGAAAATACGCTAGTATAAATTTCTTATACAATTTTGTATCAGTAACTTTTACCTCTACACATGTATCATGTATAAGCCTATTCTTGTCATCGTAAAACATTGTTATGATTATATGTGGAAATGGATTCTGCACATGAGCAACTATTTTTTGTGCCACAATTTTATCACCTGAATATTGTGAAAGGTATTTTTTCGCTATACTACCTTTTAGATATCGTTCCTGTCTTAGACCATACTTGATGATATCAATCCCTTTGACACACGGGTAATTGCCGTCAGGATTTAATGTCAGATTGCCGGTAATGTTAGAAATACCAATTTCACCGTGGATGTACTTAGAAGTGTCTAAAATAGAGTTAGAAAATACCTTTTTTAGCAGGTCTTTGTATAATCCTCTATAAATCTGTGCATTACGCAGATCTTCTGTAAATATTTCTTCTAAGAGAAAGTTTCCAAAGATGCGTATTTGATTATTCTCTTGATCAAGGGCTCCTATAGTAATAGCTTTATTTAACTTAGAACTTTTCATCAAAGAGAACGACGTTTGCTCAAGCAATACGTTCTTAAATGCTTTGCTATCATCCACAAGATATAATAGTTTATTGGATATCCACAGTTTTCTAATATTAATCCATGATTCTCCATATAATGATTTTTTGGGGATGATAAATGTTTGGATGCCGTTTAGATTAACCATATTGTTGTAACCTATCAATATAAACAATTCGGCAATGTCTCCAGATGGAAATTTTATATTCCTTTCTTTTCGGAAATATTTCTTTTTTTCCACTGACAGAACATTTCTAAATCCATACGGTGGATTGGCGATAACGATATCAAATCCGCCTTTTTCGTTAAATACCTCTGCGAAGTAGATATCCCACAGGAAAAAATCTTTTGGCTTCTTGCCTTCTGTATATGCAATAAGCTCCTTTTCTACCTGCTCAAGGTCAAAGCCTAACTTCTTTGAGAGACTTTGCTTTTCACTGGCAATGTATTCAGCACGTTGTTTTTCATTAGCCAGGCTTTCTGCCTTTTCTTGAATAGCCTTTAACTGTGGGAAATGCTCTCTCAATTTCTCTTCAAAGATCTGAATGAGCAGACCTTCAATCTTTTCACGTAAGCCATCTTTAGCTTCTTTGTTTGGCTCGTTTTGAAATTGGTTTTTAACCTCTTCAAATTGGCTAATAAGCCGGTTATATCTATTTTCAAATCCTATGGTTGCTTGCCCGGTTTTGGTCTCTTTAGTTGTAAGTTTATCAAAATCAATACCTGCAAATGAAGCAATCAAGCTATTTCCTTGCATGAGTTTAAAGTCCAGATTGGGTAATGGTTCTATGCCATAGTTTGGTTTGTCCGGGTCTATTTTTTCATCAACAAGAAGAGATATAAAAAATCGTAGCTTTGCGATCTCAACAGCAATCTGCTGGATATCTACACCATAGATACATTTCTCTATAAGGTACAGCTTCCTACCGTAATCTGCATTCTTGTCACGAAATTGCTTTTCTATCTGTTCTATGAGCTTGTTTTGTACAACAGGATCCTTTATATTTTGCTTTACAGCGTCTATCTGTCTTTGTTTCCATAAGGTATTATTGGGATCAAGTTTGGAAAGGAGCAAAACAAGCTTATTAAGTATACTCATAGGAAAAGCGCCTGAACCAACAGCAGGGTCAACAACACGCAGCTGTTCTATGAGTGCAATTAGCTTATTTGTTGTTGCTTCATCACAGGGGTTTTCAGAATGATCACGAGAGAAAAGTTGTGATAATTTTGTCTCTATCTCATCTGATAGGTGTGCTTTGAAATATTGTATAAGGCTTTGTGTAACCATGTAGTCAACAATAGGGCGAGGCGTGTAATAGCTGCCTGTTGCCTTTCTCGCTGTTGTCGCTGTTTCAGGGTTGTATGACGCAAGTAGATTTTCAAAGACTATACCCAGAAGTTCAGGATCAAGTGCAACCTCTGCATCATCAGGCTCGTTTTCATCTATTGTAAAGTTATATGAGGAAAGGATGTCTAACAGTCCAAGCACTTTGTAGGATTTGTTGTTAGTGCCGAATTCTTTGTTGAGGTCAATCTTTTTTTCATCTGAGAAAAATAAAAAATTAGGCACATTCGGTTGATATTTTTCTACATCCGTAAAACCGTCTATATAAACCCTGTCCTGCTTTGTCTTTGATTTGTAATCAAGGCATTCAAATAAGCCACCATTGAGAAACGGGATTTTTGCAAAGTATTGTTCCATAGCCTCGGGATGCTTGAATAACTTTTGATAGCGATACACATTATGGTTGCCATAATCCGGATTGTAACCTTTGTAGCCTCTTGTTTCATTGCGGAATTTGCGTTCCTCCTGCCTGGTGTTTAGCGTTGCAAAGAAAAGATTTTGTAATATGGCTTTGTAATAAGTAGATTCATTTGCAGAAACATCCGCAAGTATCTCTTTTATCTCTTCCTTATCAAATAAAGCATCGGGTACAAGCCCTCTAACCTTCATAAACCAGATAAAGATGATACGGGTTATAAGCCTGATTATAGCAATATTCCTACCGTTATCTAATTTTTCTGCATCCTCTGGAAAGCGTGCATGTTTAATAGCCCAGAAATACCAGTTTGCAATGGATGTATAAAATTCCTTTGTAACCTTCTCTACAGAAAAGGCTTGTTTGATTGCTTCTATGGAAGAGAAATCACCTTCACCTATCTGCTTTAAAAAAGTTTTATTTGTAAATGACGGGCTTACGAAGTAGGTGAATCTTTTGAAGCTGCTCCACTGCCTTTGTTGTCCGGTATATTCCGGATAGATGAGTGAAAATCTAAAATTGCTATTGTTGTCATAGAATATAAATATTCCTGCATTTGAGTTTGTCTCTCTTAAAATCCTTTTGCCTTTTTCATACTGGGCTTTTTTACCAGAACGCTCCGTAAGGGCTTTTGTTACACGGAAGGCATAAGTACTGAGTTTGTTAACATTATCAAAGGGGATTTCTCCAATAAAAAGAGCATCTGTGAAGTTGTCATCGTTGTAGTGTGGAACCTGTTCTGTGAATGGTCTGAATCTGAAACGGTTTTTTGAATGGAAGAAATCAATAAAACGTTCTGGAGAAAAGTTCTGGATTATCTCTTTTAAGGTATCTTTGTTCATCTACAATTCATTTTCGTCGATTTCTGCCATCTTCATTATTGCTTTAAGTAATCCGATTTTTAAATCTTTGTTGCCATGTACCGGAACGCTTAGCCTCTCTTTTCTGCCGGACTTCATATACACATGATGACTACCTTTTATATTTTTTAGCTCCCAGCCTTTCTTCTCCAATATCTTGCATAATTCCTTCCCTGTTATGCTTTTCATACTGCAATTTCAAGTACCTTGTCTTCTGGCTTTAACTCGATCTCTTTTGTATCAACTGAGAGGCATGCATCAATTGCCTCGTATATGTTTTGCAGTAATTCATCCCAGGTATCTCCCTGTGTAAAGCAACCTAATATAGCCGGCACTTCTGCCCAGTACCCGCCTTCTTCAGCTTTATGGATAACTATTTTGAGTTTCATTTTTTGATACCTCCTTTCAATATAAAATATAGCATCTTTTGTGTTCTTTACATAGACCTGTTTTCTATAGCAATGATGATTTCCTTTGTTAGTTCTTTTAGCCTGTCCTTTCCCTTGTAAAGATAGTCTTCGCCAAGCTCCTTTTTAAGCGTTTCTATCTCCTGCACTGTATTGTCCATTTCCTTAATATTGAGCTTGATGATACGGCGTAGTGTATAATCAGGAAGATTCCCGTAATCAATGATGTCTTCGAGAAGCATTCTCATGAAATCTTTATGAGGAATCAATGCATCATAGCCGGTAGCGTTAAGAAGTGTATTTAATGTGTTCATTGCCTTTTGTTCAAGGCTTTGCTCTTTCAAATTGCTTTTTGTTTGTTTACGGAAACTTTTGATTCCTTCATAATGCTCCCAAAACTTCTCGCTTAATGGCAGGGCTGGATCAGCTTCTTCGGCTATAATCTTATCATAAATATCCTCAAAAGAAACAATAGATGGAGCAGATAATGGATCAATCATAGCGTAGCTTTTATGGTGGATAAATAATCTTCCCTTTCTAATAATAACGAAAAGTTCATCCTCCTTACCCTTTTTTGCTACCTTTATCCTCGGTGGATAATCCTTAAACGATGCTACAAGCTGAGGGTGATCTTTCTTAATCTTCTCATAATCATTAAGGATTCTTGTATAAAAACTTTCTTGCTCCATATCTTCTGGATTTTGTAATATCTTACGATACAATCCGGAAGGGCTCGGTATCTCATCTATATCAAAGATCTTTGCATCCTCACCAAGTGCATTGTGGATCAAAAACATCTTATTCATTGCGATCTCATGTGATTGCACCAGATCTGCTCCCTTTTCAGTAGGGAAAAAATTCACAATATACAGACTTTCAAATACCTTTTTGCTGATACGATTGATCCTGCCAACTCTTTGAATTACACGTACAGGATTCCATGGGATATCATAGTTTATAACCATGCCTGCCCTATTCAAATTAAAGCCCTCGGAAAGCTTATCTGTCGTAAGAAGTATGTCATAAGAATCATCCTGTTCAGGATAAGCAGCGTCGAAATTTCTATAAATATTTTTAACATCGCTTGCTGTGAGATGCCCGGCTATAACAAGAACCCTATCATTAAACGCTTCTATGAGTATAGGGCTTAAATACTCTACTGTATCCTTATACTCCGAAAATATGACAACCTTCTTTTTAGGTTCACCTATTTTTCTGGTCG
This sequence is a window from Deltaproteobacteria bacterium. Protein-coding genes within it:
- a CDS encoding type II toxin-antitoxin system HicB family antitoxin; its protein translation is MKLKIVIHKAEEGGYWAEVPAILGCFTQGDTWDELLQNIYEAIDACLSVDTKEIELKPEDKVLEIAV
- a CDS encoding type II toxin-antitoxin system HicA family toxin yields the protein MKSITGKELCKILEKKGWELKNIKGSHHVYMKSGRKERLSVPVHGNKDLKIGLLKAIMKMAEIDENEL